The genomic stretch GCCTTGTGGTCGGGCACCTTGCCCTCGCGGCAGTACACCTCCCATCCCAGCGCTCGCGTTCCCGCGCCGGGCTGCGGGCGGGTGAAGCCGCGGACGGTGCGGGTGTTGAAGACGCGGACGTCTTCCAGGCGGCCCTCGTTGGCGATCAGCGCGGCGAAGGCAGCCAGGTCGCGCAGGGTGGAGAACGCGCCCGCGTTGCCCGACACCCCGTCCAGCCGGCGCGCCACCTCGTCGAACGATCCCCCCGCGTACGGCTCGTCGGCCTCGGCCAGGTGAAGGGTCGGCGCGCAGTCGGCGCAGCCGGGGGGCACGCCCATGGCCGTGTGCGTCATTCCCAGCGGCCCCCACACGCGGCGCTGCAGGTACCGCGGCAGGGGCTCGCCCGCCGCGCGTTCCGCCACTTCCCAGAGGATGACGAAGCCGAGGTCGGAGTACAGCACGTCCTTGCCTGGCTCCAGCGCCAGCGGGCGCGACAGCAGGTACCGCCGCACCCGGGCGGGCGGAACGTCGGCGATGTCGGCGGCGCCGGCGCGGACCCCCGCGGTGTGGGTGAGCAGCTGGCGTACGGTGACGCGGTTCTTGTCGCCGCCGGAGAACTCGGGCACGTACTGCCGCACGGGCGCGTCCAGCTCCAGCCGCCCGTCTTCCACCAGCGCCATCACCGCCGCCGTGGTGGCGACCACCTTGGTGAGCGAGGCCAGGTCGAAGCGCGTATGGTGCGGCGTCACCTCCGGCGCGTCGTCATCCCACGTCGTCCGGCCGTAGACGGCGACGTGCTGGATGGCGCCGCGGTTGCCGATGGCGAGCGCGGCGCCGGGAAAGGCCCCGGCCCGGACCCGGGCGCGCACCAGGCTGTCGGCCCTGGCGCGGCTGGCGGGGGAGAGCGGCAGCGGCGGCGGGATGAACGCGCTTTCCACCAGCCCCGGCGGGCCCGGCCGCACGTCGCGGCGGCCCGCCTGCACGCGTGCGCCGGCAAAACCCACCAGCACGGCCAGCCCGGCGCAGATGATCAGGATCTTCGAGTTCTTGGTCTCGTACAGCACGTTCCGCCCGTGGATATCCGAACCGCCGCCCTTCCCCGCCCCGGCGGAAATGCAGGGACCTTGCCGTGCAATGGGAGGAGCGCGCGAAGGCGCGGCGGAGCCGAGGACGCCTCCCGCGGTTCTCCGCGACTCCGCGCCTCCGCGTGACCCCTTCTATCGACCTTGGCCGGACCTGGGCGATGCGGTCTTCCGCGACGCCGTCCGCGGACGGCGTCCCTTATCGGTGATGATCGACGCCGGACCTTCGATCCCGCAGCCGAGGAACCGCATGACCACGGCCATCTTGCGCGGTGCACGCACCGCCCCGTGGCACGGCCGCGTGGGCGATCTCATCGTCGGCGGGATTTGGCGCCCGGCGTTGCGCGGGCACCTTGTCCGCGGAGCCCCCAACGTGTTATCCTGCTTCGAGCTGCCGTTGCAGATCCGCATCGGCCGTCCCTCCGCGCGGTCTCCGCAAATCCACCTCCCCACGGCAATTCACGGCCGTACCGCCACCCCGACGTTCGCGAATGGACGATTCCTGCCGTGACGGGCAGAAAGTCGTCGCACCTTTTTGAAAGAGTGCCGGCACATGCAACTCCCACGGTTGTTCCGCACGCTCGCACCCCTCGCGGCTCTCGCGGCCTTCGCCGCGTGCGACCGCCCCACGGAGGCGCTCACGGGCACGCGCGCGCCCGGCGAGACGGCCCCGCTGCTTTCCGCCGGCGCCGACGCCATCCCGGGCCGCTACGTGGTGGTCCTGAACAGCAGCGTGGCCAGCCCGTCGGCGGCGGCGCACGAGATGGTGCGGGCCCACGGCGGCCGGCTGCACTTCAGCTACTCGTCGGCCCTCAAGGGCTTCGCGGCCACCCTGAGCCCCGAGGCCGTGGAAGAGCTGCGGCGCAACCCGCAGGTGAAGTACGTGGCCCCCGACGCCTGGGCGTACCCCGTTCAGACGCAGCAGCCCAACGCCACCTGGGGGCTGGACCGCATCGACCAGCGCACGCTGCCCCTGAACGGCACCTACGGCTACGGCACCACCGGCGAGGGGGTGCGCGTGTACGTGATCGACAGCGGCATCCGCACCACCCACGTGCAGCTCGCCGGCCGCGCCAGCGTGGGCGCCGACTTCGTGGGTGACGGCCAGAACGGCCAGGACTGCAGGGGCCACGGCACCCACGTGGCCGGCACCATCGCGGGCACCACGCACGGGGTGGCCAAGGGCGCGCAGGTGATCTCCGTGCGCGTCTTCGGATGCACGGGCGGCGCCACCTACTCCACCGTCATCGCCGCGGTGGACTGGGTCACGGCCAACGCGGTGAAGCCGGCGGTAGCGAACATGTCGCTGGGCGGCGGTGTGTACGCCCCCCTGAACGACGCCGTGACGGCCTCCATCGCCTCGGGCGTGACGTACGCCGTGGCCGCGGGCAACGAGAACGCCGACGCGTGCTCCGTCTCTCCCGCGAGCACCCCGGGCGCCCTCACCGTGGGCGCGACCGCGTCCAACGACTGGCGGTCGTCCTTCTCCAACTGGGGCAGCTGCGTAGACCTGTTCGCGCCGGGCTCCGCCATCACGAGCGCCTGGTTCACCAGCGACTCCGCCACGAACACCATCAGCGGCACGTCGATGGCCGCACCCCACGTCGCGGGCGTGGCCGCGCTGTACCTGCAGAGCCATCCCACGGCGGCGCCGGGGGCCGTGGCCCAGGCCATCGACAGCACCGCAACCAGCGGGGTCGTCCTCGACCCGACGGGCTCGCCCAACAAGCTGCTGTTCTCGCCGCTCACCGTTCCGGCCCCGGCTCCGAAGATCGTCCTGAACCCCGGCGTGCTGCGCTTCACGTTCCTGCGGGTCCCGGCGGCGGCGGCTTCGGCCGCGGCGGCGGACACCGGCGCCCGGCAGCTCTTTACGGCCAGCGGCGCGGGAGAGCCCCGGCTGGCGCCCCGCGGGTTCGACGCGCTGTACGCCGCCACGGTCACGGACTCGGCCGTTTCCGGTCCGATCAAGCTCGCGAACACCGGCAACGCCGCGCTGAACTGGACGGCATCCGCGGACCGCCCCTGGCTGGAGGCAGACCCCACCGAGGGCACCCTGAACGCCGGCTACGACGCCATCCTGCACACCACCGTTTCCGGCGGCTCGCTGGCCCTGGG from Longimicrobium sp. encodes the following:
- a CDS encoding serine hydrolase domain-containing protein; its protein translation is MLYETKNSKILIICAGLAVLVGFAGARVQAGRRDVRPGPPGLVESAFIPPPLPLSPASRARADSLVRARVRAGAFPGAALAIGNRGAIQHVAVYGRTTWDDDAPEVTPHHTRFDLASLTKVVATTAAVMALVEDGRLELDAPVRQYVPEFSGGDKNRVTVRQLLTHTAGVRAGAADIADVPPARVRRYLLSRPLALEPGKDVLYSDLGFVILWEVAERAAGEPLPRYLQRRVWGPLGMTHTAMGVPPGCADCAPTLHLAEADEPYAGGSFDEVARRLDGVSGNAGAFSTLRDLAAFAALIANEGRLEDVRVFNTRTVRGFTRPQPGAGTRALGWEVYCREGKVPDHKACEQVYAFGHTGVTGTSIWIDPVSRTWVVLLTNRTYLPRMEVDMQRFRRRVYDAAIAGVPRS
- a CDS encoding S8 family serine peptidase → MQLPRLFRTLAPLAALAAFAACDRPTEALTGTRAPGETAPLLSAGADAIPGRYVVVLNSSVASPSAAAHEMVRAHGGRLHFSYSSALKGFAATLSPEAVEELRRNPQVKYVAPDAWAYPVQTQQPNATWGLDRIDQRTLPLNGTYGYGTTGEGVRVYVIDSGIRTTHVQLAGRASVGADFVGDGQNGQDCRGHGTHVAGTIAGTTHGVAKGAQVISVRVFGCTGGATYSTVIAAVDWVTANAVKPAVANMSLGGGVYAPLNDAVTASIASGVTYAVAAGNENADACSVSPASTPGALTVGATASNDWRSSFSNWGSCVDLFAPGSAITSAWFTSDSATNTISGTSMAAPHVAGVAALYLQSHPTAAPGAVAQAIDSTATSGVVLDPTGSPNKLLFSPLTVPAPAPKIVLNPGVLRFTFLRVPAAAASAAAADTGARQLFTASGAGEPRLAPRGFDALYAATVTDSAVSGPIKLANTGNAALNWTASADRPWLEADPTEGTLNAGYDAILHTTVSGGSLALGTHSGKLAVHDSAAGIATGYVDVVVNVAAVAVLTPGTPLTGLAAPSGSETFYSVAVPRGVTSLTIKTSGGTGDADLYVRQGNAPTLMEYDCRPLMGGNVEACTAQFPAPGTYYVMLRGSSSYTGVTLSAAFGGPPAAPASLTAAVETPTSVLLNWADRSVNETSFTVSRRSMTGATTWTAWHDVATPVANATSASTGGLTGDSTYQFRIRSCGAAGCSAWAASAAITMPPAPPGRPAAPTGAAAAAVSNTRLRVTWTDASSNETSFNVARRMLNWSDGTLGPSQIVGSPAPNATAFVDSTVTAGQTYRYYVRACNSAGCSAWASTANIGAPIIPMPPTGVTGTVVSATQVQVSWTDASSTETSFIVSRRMLNLDGTWAAAQKLGTPPANATSFADGTATGGKTYRYYVRACNERGCSDWGISANVVTPAP